In Canis aureus isolate CA01 chromosome 12, VMU_Caureus_v.1.0, whole genome shotgun sequence, a genomic segment contains:
- the LOC144324787 gene encoding monocarboxylate transporter 1-like isoform X1, whose protein sequence is MSPSNDHPVRPTPPDGGWGWAVVVGAFISIGFSCAFGKSISVFYKEIEEIFNASTSEVSWISSIVFAVMYAGGPISSILVNKYGSRPIMVVGGCLSGCGLIAASFSKTVQELYLYIGFIGGLGLAFNLNPALTMIGKYFYKRRPLANGLAMAGSPVFLSTLAPLNQTLFDIFGWRGSFLILGGLLLNCCVAGALMRPIGPPPTSVGKDRSKESLQEAGKSDEKKGAGDTNTDFNGRNPKEEKPSVFQTVEKQLDLSLFTHRGFLLYLSGNVIMVFGLATPLVFLNSYAKSQHYSSEKSAFLLSILSFLDIIARPSMGLVANTKWIRPRVQYFFAASIVANGVCHLLAPLTSSYTGFCVYVGFLGFAFGWLSSVLFETLMDLVGPQRFSSAVGLVTIVECCPVLLGPPLLGRLNDIYGDYKYTYWACGVILIIAGIYLFIGMGINYQLVAKEQKAEKQQKKESREEKPREVIKTAESIE, encoded by the exons ATGTCACCATCAAATGACCATCCAGTTAGACCCACCCCCCCAGATGGAGGCTGGGGATGGGCAGTGGTTGTTGGAGCTTTTATATCCATTGGTTTCTCTTGTGCGTTTGGCAaatctatttctgtattttacaaagaaattgaagaaatatttaatgcCAGCACCAGCGAAGTGTCATGGATCTCTTCTATTGTGTTTGCTGTCATGTATGCTGGAG GTCCTATCAGCAGTATCCTGGTGAATAAATATGGCAGTCGTCCAATCATGGTTGTTGGCGGCTGCCTGTCAGGCTGTGGCTTGATTGCGGCTTCTTTCTCCAAAACTGTACAGGAACTTTACTTGTATATTGGATTTATTGGAG GTCTCGGGCTTGCCTTCAACTTGAATCCAGCCCTGACCATGATTGGCAAGTATTTCTACAAGAGGCGACCGCTGGCAAACGGACTGGCCATGGCAGGCAGCCCTGTGTTCCTCTCTACTCTGGCTCCCCTCAATCAGACTCTCTTTGATATCTTTGGCTGGAGGGGAAGCTTCCTAATTCTTGGGGGCCTCCTACTAAACTGCTGTGTAGCTGGAGCCCTGATGCGACCAATAGGGCCGCCACCAACCAGTGTGGGGAAAGATAGATCTAAAGAATCCCTTCAGGAAGCTGGAAAATCTGACGAGAAAAAGGGAGCAGGTGATACAAATACAGACTTTAATGGCAGAAACCCTAAAGAGGAGAAACCATCGGTTTTTCAAACAGTTGAGAAACAGTTGGACTTATCCCTGTTTACCCACAGAGGCTTTCTACTGTACCTCTCTGGGAATGTGATCATGGTTTTTGGGCTGGCTACTCCTTTAGTCTTTCTTAATAGTTATGCCAAGAGTCAACATTACTCTAGTGAGAAgtctgccttccttctttctattctgTCTTTTCTCGATATTATAGCTAGACCTTCTATGGGACTTGTAGCCAACACCAAGTGGATAAGACCTCGAGTTCAGTATTTTTTTGCGGCTTCTATTGTTGCAAATGGAGTGTGTCATCTGCTAGCACCTTTAACCTCCAGCTACACTGGGTTCTGTGTCTATGTGGGCTTCCTTGGATTTGCATTTGGATGGCTCAGCTCAGTGTTGTTTGAAACACTGATGGACCTCGTTGGACCTCAGAGGTTCTCCAGCGCCGTGGGACTGGTGACCATTGTGGAATGCTGTCCTGTCCTCCTGGGGCCACCACTTTTAG GTCGTCTGAATGACATCTATGGAGACTACAAATACACCTACTGGGCATGTGGTGTGATCCTAATTATCGCAGGCATCTACCTCTTCATTGGCATGGGCATCAATTATCAACTTGTGGCAAAAGAGCAGAAAgcagagaagcagcagaaaaaggaaagtaGAGAGGAGAAGCCAAGAGAAGTTATTAAAACAGCAGAATCTATAGAATAG
- the LOC144324787 gene encoding monocarboxylate transporter 1-like isoform X2, which yields MDLFYCVCCHVCWSIMLKKSNGPISSILVNKYGSRPIMVVGGCLSGCGLIAASFSKTVQELYLYIGFIGGLGLAFNLNPALTMIGKYFYKRRPLANGLAMAGSPVFLSTLAPLNQTLFDIFGWRGSFLILGGLLLNCCVAGALMRPIGPPPTSVGKDRSKESLQEAGKSDEKKGAGDTNTDFNGRNPKEEKPSVFQTVEKQLDLSLFTHRGFLLYLSGNVIMVFGLATPLVFLNSYAKSQHYSSEKSAFLLSILSFLDIIARPSMGLVANTKWIRPRVQYFFAASIVANGVCHLLAPLTSSYTGFCVYVGFLGFAFGWLSSVLFETLMDLVGPQRFSSAVGLVTIVECCPVLLGPPLLGRLNDIYGDYKYTYWACGVILIIAGIYLFIGMGINYQLVAKEQKAEKQQKKESREEKPREVIKTAESIE from the exons ATGGATCTCTTCTATTGTGTTTGCTGTCATGTATGCTGGAG TATAATGTTGAAGAAAAGTAATG GTCCTATCAGCAGTATCCTGGTGAATAAATATGGCAGTCGTCCAATCATGGTTGTTGGCGGCTGCCTGTCAGGCTGTGGCTTGATTGCGGCTTCTTTCTCCAAAACTGTACAGGAACTTTACTTGTATATTGGATTTATTGGAG GTCTCGGGCTTGCCTTCAACTTGAATCCAGCCCTGACCATGATTGGCAAGTATTTCTACAAGAGGCGACCGCTGGCAAACGGACTGGCCATGGCAGGCAGCCCTGTGTTCCTCTCTACTCTGGCTCCCCTCAATCAGACTCTCTTTGATATCTTTGGCTGGAGGGGAAGCTTCCTAATTCTTGGGGGCCTCCTACTAAACTGCTGTGTAGCTGGAGCCCTGATGCGACCAATAGGGCCGCCACCAACCAGTGTGGGGAAAGATAGATCTAAAGAATCCCTTCAGGAAGCTGGAAAATCTGACGAGAAAAAGGGAGCAGGTGATACAAATACAGACTTTAATGGCAGAAACCCTAAAGAGGAGAAACCATCGGTTTTTCAAACAGTTGAGAAACAGTTGGACTTATCCCTGTTTACCCACAGAGGCTTTCTACTGTACCTCTCTGGGAATGTGATCATGGTTTTTGGGCTGGCTACTCCTTTAGTCTTTCTTAATAGTTATGCCAAGAGTCAACATTACTCTAGTGAGAAgtctgccttccttctttctattctgTCTTTTCTCGATATTATAGCTAGACCTTCTATGGGACTTGTAGCCAACACCAAGTGGATAAGACCTCGAGTTCAGTATTTTTTTGCGGCTTCTATTGTTGCAAATGGAGTGTGTCATCTGCTAGCACCTTTAACCTCCAGCTACACTGGGTTCTGTGTCTATGTGGGCTTCCTTGGATTTGCATTTGGATGGCTCAGCTCAGTGTTGTTTGAAACACTGATGGACCTCGTTGGACCTCAGAGGTTCTCCAGCGCCGTGGGACTGGTGACCATTGTGGAATGCTGTCCTGTCCTCCTGGGGCCACCACTTTTAG GTCGTCTGAATGACATCTATGGAGACTACAAATACACCTACTGGGCATGTGGTGTGATCCTAATTATCGCAGGCATCTACCTCTTCATTGGCATGGGCATCAATTATCAACTTGTGGCAAAAGAGCAGAAAgcagagaagcagcagaaaaaggaaagtaGAGAGGAGAAGCCAAGAGAAGTTATTAAAACAGCAGAATCTATAGAATAG